The stretch of DNA TCGAACTGGCCCAGGAACGGCAGATCGAACTGCCGTCGATGGACGAGAAGGAGCTGTATCGCAAACTGCGACTGGGGTCCCACTTCGACAATCTGGTGGACTACCTGAGCGTATTCCGTCACACGCTCTCGGTCATGCAGGACGAAGAGGCCCTCGAACGCACGGCCTACGAGCTGGCGGAGGACAACGCCCAGGAGAATGTGCGCTGGCTGGAAGTGCGTTACAGCCCCATCCTGCATACGGACAAGGGTCTGGGCCTGCCCCAGGTGATGGATGCCGTGCTGCGCGGACTGAAGCGTGCCGAGCGCGACTACAACATCCGCTGCGGTGTGATCATCTGCGGAATCCGCAACATCAATCCGGGCACCTCGATCCGGCTGGCCGAACTGACCGTGGCCTACAAGAACCAGGGTGTGCTCGGATTTGATCTGGCCGGTGCCGAGGCCAACTTCCCGGCCAAGGATCACCGCGAAGCCTTTTATCTGATCCGCAAGAACAACATCAATTGTACCGTGCACGCGGGCGAGGCCTACGGACCCGACAGCATCCACCAGGCACTGCATCACCTGAACGCGCACCGCATCGGTCACGCCACCCGGCTGAAGGAAGATGGCGACCTGCTGAACTTCATGAACGACCACCGCATTCCGATCGAAGCCTGCCCCACAAGCAATGTGCAGACCCGGGTCTGTGAGACGCTGGGCGATCACCCGATCAAGTTCTATCTGGATGTGGGTCTGCGGGTGACGGTGAACACGGACAATCGCCTGATCAGCAATACCACCGTCACCGACGAACTCTTCCAGGTGGCCACCACCTTCGGGATGGACCGGGAAGACGTGCTGAAACTGATCACCAACGGCTTCAAGAGCGCCTTCCTGCCCTTCCGCGAAAAGCGCAGGATGATACAGGCCGTGCTGACCGAAGTGGGTTACGAGAACACCCTCGTCGGATACTGACGGATTCTGGCGGCTCTGAACGCGGCCGCCCGACACGCCCATGCATTGGACTGGCCTCCGGCCAGCCGTTGATTCGCGAGGCGTGATTCAGTGTCGTTCTGCCAGAACCAGATTGCACTTTCACCAGAGAAGAGGACCAGAGACATGAAGAAGACGATCGGGTTGTTCCTGCTGCTGCTTATGGCGGCAACCCGGCTCACGGCCCAACAGGCAGAATACCTCGTGATCAGCGAGGTGCGCTACTACGAAACCTCGGGCATCAACGAGGAATTCGTCGAACTGTACAACCCCACCAATGCCGCCATTGAGTTGAGCGGACACAAGATCCAGTACAAGTCCTCGACGGGCGTGAACTGGACCGACAAGACCACCTTCACCGCCAATGACGTGATCCAGGCCAAGGGATTCTATCTCTATGGTGGATCCGCCACGGTGCCGGTTCCCGACGTCTCCAGCGCCGCCACCCTGGGCCTGGGCAATTCGGGCGGACACGTGCGCCTGCTGAACAGCAGCCTGGTCGAACTGGACCGCGTGGCCTGGGGCGCGGCCGACTCGCCCGAAGGCACCGTGCTGGGATCACACGAACGCGGTGGCAGTTTCGAGCGCAAGGCCTTCGAGACGTCCACGGCCGCCAGCATGGAAGCCGGTGGTGCCGACGAGACCGAAGGCAATGGCTGGGACAGCGATGACAACTCCAGCGATTTCGTGATTCACAACAGTCTGGCCACCGCCAATCCCCAGAACGGCTCCAGCCCCATCGAACCGGATGTGCCCCTTGTGGACGGCAGCGGCACGGTGAGCGTGAGCCCCTCCAGCATCACGGCTCCCGGGCCGGCAAATCTTGCCTTCACCTTCACCGCGGGCGACACCCTGCTGACCACGGTGCAGATTGAGCTGCCCGCCGGCTGGAACTATCAGTCGGCGATGATTTCCGGCGCGGGTTTCTCCCAGGCCAATTTCATCGAAAACCCCAATGATGTGGTGGTGAATGCCGCTGCTCTCCAGGGTGCCGACACGGGCATTCTGACTCTGGTGGGTGTGACCGTTCCCACCACCTCGGGCAACTTCACGGTGCATGCCCGCACGGCCACCGCCGATGGCACACTGGCCGTGATCCAGGTGCAGCCCGTGGTGCAGGTGATTGGCGACCCGATTGACATCAGCGAACTGCACAACAACAATGGCGACGGCCTGCCCGTGCTGCTGGGCCAGGTGGTCGTGGTGCGCGGTGTGGTGACCCTGGCCAACGAGCTGGGCATTGCCGCCTACATGGAAGATGCCACCGGCGGCATCGTGGTCTACGACGCGACCTTCGCCGACGGCGTGAGCATCGGCGACGATGTCACCGTCATCGGCACGCTGACCCAGTTCAACGGTCTGGCCGAGCTGACCCCCGGCACGGTCATCGAGACGCACGCCACGGGTGTCGAGGTGGAACCCACCGCGGTCACCTGCCTGCAGATCTCCAATCAGGGAGCGAGTGGCGAACCCTACGAAGGCCGATTGGTGCAGCTCTACGGGGTGACGGTGGCCGGCACCGGCACCTGGGCGGGCAACACCAACTATGTGATCAGCGACGGCACGGGCAGCACCGAGCTGCGCATTGATTCCGACTGCACCCTGGTGGGCCTGCCCATCCCGGGTGACCCCTTCGACCTGATCGGCAATGTCAGCCAGTACGACTTCAGTGCTCCGCACACCAGTGGTTTCCAGGTGCTGCCGCGCTTCGCCAGCGACGTGATCCAGAGTGGTGGCCCCGGCATCAGCGGCGGCCCCTGGGAAAGCGGACATACCCAGAGTGGGCTGAGCATCTCCTGGACCACGACCCTGCCCGGTGCCAGCATCGTGACCTGGGGCCTGACCGAAGCCCACGAGATTGACAGCCTGGTCTACGAGAACAGCACCACCCAGCACAGCGTGGACATTGCCGATCTGGACCCCGCCACCGCATACCATGTGCGCGTGGGCGCCGTCGATGTGAGCGGCTCGAGCATGACCAGCGACTTCCTGGTATCCACGGTGTCTCCGTCCTCCAGCCCCGGCACGATGGAGGTCTTCTTCACCAAGGATGTCGAGAGCGAGTACGCCCTGCCCGGCAACGAGGCCAACGGCAACCACGACATGATCGGCGAGATCGTCAACCTGATCGATGGCGCCGAGACCAGCCTGGACTGTGCGCTGTACAGCCTGAACATCAATGCGGTTCTGGATGCCATCGTCGATGCCCACGATCGCGGAGTGGCCGTGCGCTTCATCTACGATTCGGATCACGACCAGGGTGAAGTGGCCCAGATCGCGAATGCCGGTGTCACGGTCATTGACAACAGTTTCGGCAGCAACGGCGCGCAGGGCATCCAGCACAACAAGTTCCTGATCGTGGACGCCGCCGACGAGGATCCCTCCAACGACCGCGTCTGGATGGGCGGGATGAATTTCATTGACACGCCCAGCAACGGCATCTACGCCAAGGACAATGCGATCCTGATCGCCGACCAGGCCATCGCGCGCACCTACACCCTCGAGTTCAACGAGATGTGGGGCAGCGACACCATGACCCCCAATGCCGCCAACTCCCGTTTTGGCGAGTTCAAGACCAACAACACGCCCCATCATTTCGTGGTGGGCGGGCGCCAGGTGGAAGTCTGGTTCAGCCAGGGCGATTTCGTCTCACAGCAGATGCGCAACCTGATCGCCACCGCCGATCACAGTCTGTACTTCAATATTCTCTCGTTCACCCTGAACGATGTGAACTACGCCATGCGCGACCGATTCGAGGATGCGGGCGTGGCCGTGCGCGGCAACTTCGATGATCAGGGCGACCAGTTCAGCGAGTGGACCGACATGCTGGCCTGGGGTGCCGACATTCACACCGATGCCGGCCCCGGCATCCTGCACAGCAAGTACCTGATCGTGGACGCTGAGCACGCCGACTCCGATCCCGCGGTCTGGACCGGCTCCTTCAACTGGAGCAGCGCCGCCGACAACATCAACGATGAGAATGTGGTGGTGGTGCACGACGAGCTGATCGCCAACCAGTACCTCCAGGAATTCGCCAACGTGTACCACGACGCCGGCGGCACCGCCGACTTCGTGGTGGGCATCGAGGAACGTCCCGGGCGCCCCGTGGGCCTGAGCATCACGGATGTCTACCCCAACCCCTTCAACCCGCGCACCACGCTCGATTTCCAGCTCGAGCGCTCCGACATGCTGAGCGTGGAGATCTGCAACCTGCTGGGCCAGCGCGTGAGCCAGATCGATCTGGGCCTGACCCCCGCCGGCACCCACCAGCTGCCCCTGGACCTCTCGGCCCAGGCCAGCGGCATGTACCTGGTGCGCCTCAGCGGCGAGCGCCAGGGCAGCGCCGTGCGCAAGGTCATGCTGGTCAAGTAGACCTTTCCCCCAGCCAGACACAAAGCGCCCCGATCCTGCTGGATCGGGGCGCTTTCATCGCTGGCTTGTCAAAGCGAAGCGTGCCCAACAATCATCTTTTCGGCGAATACCGACTTCCCTTGCAACCCCTGCCTGGACAACAGCTTTTGAGTGCCTTGTTTGGTTGGCCGAACGACGATGGCTGAGGAATGGAATTACACATTCGGTATGAACAAACGATACTTGTAGCTGCGTTTCATCGTTTAGCCGCAGTGATAATGGCGCAAATCCATGACTGTGCCAGACAACTCCAGGGTCGAGAATGGCGACTGCAGACAGACCAGTTCCTGGTCATCCCCTGGCCGGAAAACCGGTCGTGGCACTCGATATCGAATGGGACGGATACGGGGTGCGTCAGTTGGGGCTGGCGGGGCCTGAGGGCAGTCGTCTCTTCGACTCGAAGGATGCAATCCAGCGAGTTCTCGCAGGACTCCAGGATAGAAAGCCACTTGTGATCGGGCACAACCTGTCACGTTGGGACCTGCCGCGTCTGAAACAATGGCTTCCGGAAATGGGTGACTGGCGATTTCCCGTGTTGGATACTCTCGATTGGCAGGTGGAACTGACTCCCTGGCGTCGCAATCTGGCGCTCAAAACACTGCACAGAGCGGACACGGATGCACTTAATGCCCTGGATCTGTTCGTCCGGCAACTTGGTGAGCTTGCCCGAGCAGGTGTGATCCAGCAAGGCACTCTTTCTCAAGCCGCCGAAGCCAGTGCGCATCTTCATGTGGATCACAGCGGACTTCTTGCACTGGCAGAACGACTGACAATTCTTCCGATCTTGCCACTGTCTCTGGATCAGCTGCTTGGACAGCCTGCCTCCGAAGAAAGTCTGGAACCCGAGGGAATCCATCCCTGGCTGGAGCGAGTACTGGAAGTTGTCCCGGCAGCCGATGTGTCAGATCGAGCAACAGCTCCCGCCATGTCAAGACTTGTCGTGCTTCCTCCTCATCTGATCCATGGTTTTGCCAGTCGGCGCCGTACGACGGTTCTCGGGAGCGCTGGCGATCTCTGTCTTCGGCTCTCGACAAGAGCCTGGCGAACATGGTCAACCGGACACAGCTTGTCTCTGCGGTCTATTCATCCAATGGCAGGAACTGAGCCAGGGCAAAGGGCAAACTGCATGGAATGCCCCGAAGAAGGATGCCCAGCGCATCCACAGCGACAAGCGCTGTGGTTGGTTGGATGGGATGAACTGGATTCCGGAGCAGTGCAGCACTTCCTGAGAACCAACACACCATCCAGCACACTTCAAGTGGGAGGTGACGCGGCCATACCAGGGACCCGGCAAGATCACGGGCGCATTGGAGAGGAACGACTCGGTGATACGGGCTTGCTGATAGGGTCCATCACTCTGGGACACGCCCCGGAACAGCGAATTCGTCTCTCGGCAGAAAAAGTCGATCAGCTCCTAAAATCGGATATGAACATTGTCAGCCATCAAAGGGAATGGTACTTGCAACGAGACCCATTGTGGGGATTTCGTCTCACGTCAACGTTGAAGGATCCAGAATCATTGGCCAGTCACATCGGGGCAGGTGCACCGGAGTCCATGAGTGCGCTTCTGAACTGGGCAGCCAGTGAGCGTGCTGAATTGCATTGCTTCCGGGAGACGGACGATCCAGATGCAAAGTCTCCGGCTCCAGTGCCCATATCGGCCGGCAGCCCCATGCGTGCGGACTACTGGCTTGGCGTGTTGCCCTGGTTGGGGAAGCTGCTGGGCGAAGTCCCGATACTGGTTCTCGTTCGCTTCACTGCGGATGTGGATGCGTTATGCACGGTTCTCAAGAACTGGCGTTCGTCATTGACCCTTGTGGACGAAACAGACCCGGCGGTCTTGATTCGCAGACTCAGGCGGAGCGGCACAGGTATCGCTGTACTGCCGATGTCCTGTCTGGACGAACTTCCGGGACTGGAGCCCGTGGGAATACGCTTGGTGTTCGAGTGCATCGATACCGAATGGCTTCCGTCCAATCGATCCATGCCGCTACCGGAGCCTTCACCAAGCGAAAGGGAAAGCCAGGATCTGCTGGACGCAACATCCGAGACCCTCATCGATACGGGACTGAACACGGAAACGGACCCAGTGCCAACGCATCACGTACTGCCATCGGGTTGGCGAAGGATCGGTGCCGAGAACTGGCTTCGTTGGGTGGGGCGTGTGTTGCAGGACTGGAATGCTGTCGGAGGAGCAGATGCCTGGGTCCTGGATTTTCGGCTGATTCGTGCGCCTCGGGTTGGAGTTGAGGTTGTCTTGCATGACACCATGGCACCATCACCAACACCAGATCTGAGGAATCTTGTGATGCAGGCCTTCAACCGGGATACACCTGTACGGAGTACTCCAGCAGTCCCTGAGGAAGTCTGGCGACCATTGCTCGAAAAGGCCTTCCTTGCGGGTCGTGGTGCAAACGGTGGACCCGGTAGCTTCAGAGATGAACAGATCGCCTACCTGCGACGCGTGATGGAAGGTGAACGGGATCAGATCGTCGCTCTTCCTACAGGAGGTGGGAAGTCGTTGATCTTTCAGTGTCCTGCCCTGCTGAAAGGATTCTGGAACGGCAGATTGAGCGTGGTCGTGGCTCCTCTTCGTGCCTTGATGACGGATCAGGTGGCCGCATTGATGAATCTGGGAATCGTGGGGGTGGTTGAAGCTGTCACGGGGGACCTTGATCCTTTCGAGCTGCAGGACATCTACCAGCGCATTGCCGGTGGCGAAATCTGGATGGTGTATGTCTCACCGGAGCGCTTTCGAAGCCGTGCATTCATGAAGTCTTTGAAGCAGCGGTTGAAACGCGATCAAGGAGCCCAGTACTGGGTCTTTGACGAAGCACATTGCATCAGTCAGTGGGGCCTTGATTTTCGCCCCGATTACTGTTCTGCGGCAAAAACTGCGGCAGATCTTCGTGATACGGGGGATCACAGAGCCCCAATCCTGTTGCTTTCAGCCACACTATCAGATCAGAGTCGGCAGGAGCTGGATCAAATCTTCGGGAAATCCGGAACATGATCGAGCACCCAACTCACCGTCCGGATCCCATTCCGGACCACTTGCGAATCGAAGTGCTGCGTGTTGATCACCGGACCGAGCCGAGCCTCGAGATACTTCACTCTCGATTGAAAGGAGTTGAGACCCCGATCAGGACCCCTGCGCATCTGCTGCATCGGCTGGACCATGTGTGCGACAGGTTGGGAGCAAACTTCAATCCTGCCACGAGCCGAGCCTTGCTGTTCGCGCGAACCCGTGCGCATACCATGGCATTCGCGGAATTGTTGAGGGCCATGTTCTCATCCAGAAATATGAGGCTCCTGGTTGCCGCATTCCATGCGGGTCTCTCCAGCGAAGAACGTCTAGAGTTGTACGAACAATTCCTCGATGGCCGTCTGCATGTGTTGGTGTCCACCAAGGCTTTCGGAATGGGCATGGACATTCCCAACATCCATTTTCTGGCTCATCTGGAGATGCCCACAACCCTTGAGGATTACTTGCAGGAAATCGGACGAGCCGGCCGGGATCGAAACAGGCTGAAGGAAGCGGGATACTCGGCAGATAACCCGATCCGCTGCCTTTTGTATTACAGTCAAGATGAAATCAATCGTTCCAGAGGTTTTCTGCGTAGCGGACGCCTTCTCTGGAACAGTCTTCAGGATGTTCAGAACAGTCTGTTCAAGTTGTGTCGACTTGTGCGTGGCAATCTTCGAACAGGACTTCTGGTCATTCCGCTGGAAGCCGCCAAGTTCGATGGCCTGAATGACTTGACAGACGGCCAATTGCGCATGGCACTTCATTGGCTCGAGGCGTTGAAGCGAATTCGCCTTGGACACTTTGTGCCGCCCTACCTCTCCTTTCGCCTGGGAGTTTTCCCTGATGCTAGTGACACAGCTCCCGGCGCGGTCCTGTCAAGGCGAGTACGGGAACTGGCACGTGGGAATGAAACCGCCCAGGTGGACTCAAACGAGCTGCTCAAGGTGCTCAGAGCCAAAGATCTTGACACTGTGTTCTCTGCAATCCGAGAGGCCGAGTCCCGTCAATATCTCTTGTCGCTCGATGAAGTGCAGCTTCGCGTGGATTCGCAATTCGGCCCGGATGAGATCGAGTGGTGCGTGAAACACGGGCGTCTGCCCTTCCGCGTGACCGCGCGTCTCCACTTTGCCAGAGAGTTGATTCAAGGGATGATCACCAGAGATCTGGAGCTTGTCCGATCGGAGATGCAGCAACGCATCAGAGACTTCATCAATTCAGAGATGGAAGGACAGTCCACAGGATGGCTGATTGGGTCAAGACGGGAAGATCTGGCAAGGCGGCGCGAGCTGTGGAGTGATTTCCAACGCCGAACCGTTGAAGGGCAACTGCGACCACTCCATCGTATCCTGCGGCATGATGGAGGAGTCCGCATCGAATCACGCTTTGATCTGACATTGGGTGTCGTACAGACATTCAGGAGATTGAAGAACGATGCAGGGAAAGCGCTAAGCAGACTTGAGCACCTTTGCATGCTGTTGCTGGCACACGCAACCGAATCCACTCGAAAGGGCAAACCCGTCAGACTTTCTGCTTTGATGGCCGATCTCGATTGCAGCCTTGGGGAGCTTGATTCGGCCATGGGTGTGCTCCATGCGTGTGGAGTTCTGGTCAATGACAGTCTTCTGGGGCGCAGTATTGAATTGGAGATCACGACTACCCGAAGACTCAATCAACCATTGCTGAATGACCGGAATGTGAAACGGGATTTCAGGGAGCATCAGCGATTGGGTGAGCTCCGACTGGCCAGTCTGGATCTAGCTTCGCATCTGGACTCATCACAGCAGAGGGATCTCTTTTCCAGGTTCTTCGCTTGCTCGAAATCTGAAGAAATCGAAACGCTCCTGAGAGATTTTCTGGATGATCATTCAAATCGAGACCGCTGGAAGAACTCCGGCGAACTGGAAGAAACGGAACGGATCCTCCAGGAAGTCAAGCAACAGGGATTGAAAACCGGACTTGAAGATCTGGACGAGAACCAACGTCGAGCGGTGCTGCAGGATCCTTCCACCCATGTGCTGCTGTCGGCTGGTCCGGGAAGTGGCAAGACTCATCTGTTGGTACATCGCTGTGCGTGGCTGTTGCTGGAGAAGGAACTTCGCCCCTCCCAACTGCTGGTGTTGGCCTACAATCGCGCCGTGGCCCTCGAATTGCGAAGTCGACTGCGGCAATTGTTTCACAATCTGGGAATCCGGGGGGAAGGTGAACGCGTTCCTGTGCTGACTTTGCATTCCTGGGCTGCCCGGACACTGCGTGGCCGAACGCGATTCATGCCTTTGGATGAGTTCCATGCTGCACTGAATGAGCTCGAGATCGTACACCCGGAGTGGATCGAAATCTGGACACGCTCAAGAACGGGAACCAAAGCGAGGCGGCCAATTCTTCGAAGAATTCCTGAAGGGTACATGGTCAGGGAGGATCTGCTGATCACGCGCGAACATCCTGATGACCCCGGGAAATCGGTCGAAGGAGTTCGCTTGCCCCTGGAGATGTGGATTTCCTGGGCAGCCTGGCTGCTGGAGTCCACACCGGGGCTGACAAAACCTCAACATGTACTGCTGGATGAAGTACAGGATCTGAATCGGGAGCGCCTTGATCTCGTGCGTTCCCTGGTACCAGACCGCTCAGTGTCCCTGTTTGCTGTCGGTGATCCTGATCAGTCGATATATGGATATGAACGGCGGATTGATGGCGATCCAATGGACCCCATTCACTTCCTGAATCTGTTGGTGGAGCATCTGGAACAGGAGGGTGGCCAGGTTTCACGGTTGACTCTCAGGAGAAACCACCGCAGCACAGCTCCAATTCTTGAGGAGGCACATCGCTTTCAGGCCATAAGTGGGGAGAAGCGTCAGACTTCAAAAGTTGCGGGCGGAATGCCTGTGCGCCAGATTCAGGTTGAATCGGAATGGTTGCCAGCTCTTGTGGATTCAGTGTTCCAGTTGGTGATCGGGGAGAACAGGCGTTTGGTCACTGATTCACGGGATCGCATCGGTGTGCTTTTCCGGACCAATGGCGAGTTGCTGTTGGCCCAGCAGGCTCTGCTGAAGGATGAACGCTTCCAGAACCTGATGCAGATGAAAGCTGTCCGTGTGATCACTGACAGGCACTATGAGCATTTTTATGGCTTCCGGGAGTGGCTTCTTGTGCGGGAAGCTCTTGGGCGCTTGCCGGAGTATGTGAGACCGGATCTTGTTCTGCCTCAACTTGAAATCCTTCGGCAGGAATTCAGAAAACTGCCAGGCCGATGGAACACCTGGGCGTTCAATGCAGGGGTGGCCTTGGCGAGGCTACTGATTGAAGACAGGCCGAACGACGTGTCTCGTGAAGAGTATCTCGCCGAATTGGACGATCTGGTACACGAACCCGCATCCATGTTGCAAGCATTGACCGGTACAGGTCACAAGGGGACGTCCAAAGCACGGCCCACGACCATCGTGTCCTTGAGCACGATCCATCGAGCCAAGGGTCTGCAATTCGACAAGGTGATTCTGGCGCCCACGCACCATGAACTGACCTTGATGGAGGAGGACAGGGAGGAAGAACGTCGAATCCAGTACGTGGCACGCACACGGGCAGCCAGAAATCTTGTGATCATCAAAGGACCACGTGAGCGAGCCTTCGAGGAGAACCAGTGCTATCGCAACCCATTGCCTCAGGTCCTTGTACTGGACTCGGCGGAGAAGATCTATCTGTCTGGCATGGTACACGAGAAAGCCTTTTCAACCGTGGAAGGGCTGGAAGACCACCAGCGATTTCTGCATGAAGAAGTGCGATTCGAAGCCCCATTGCTGCTTGTTGGCAATCAACTGCGCCTGGTTCAGGCGGAAGGTTTTCAACGTGTGGTGGGACTGATTTCCCAAGCCTTCCAGAAGAACATTCTGAAACACCTCTCCTGCCTTGGACTGCCATCGTTCACTCCAATGAGCGGACTGTCGGTGGGCTCCGTGATCCGTCGGGAGTTGACGGAGGACGAGCTCAAGTTCCGGATTCATCCTTGGATTCAGGCTCGAGGATTCTACTGGTATGTGATGCCCGATGGCTTTCTCGAGCCTGTCCCCATCAAGGATTCCGACGATTCATTGGCGGCGAATGCTTGAAACACTTCTTCCGACTTTCACATGTGATCTTTTCTGACAAGCGCCCCGGAAATGCCGGGGTGCTTTCATACTGTGCTATCGCAGCCCCGACGGGTTGGGTTCTGGTCACCTTGTCTCACCCGTCCCGGCTCAATCAGGTCGTCCAGAAAAGTTCTCCCGGAATGTGACATCACCTGAATCTGGCCGGCGGCAGGCAGCTTTCCGCGACCACTCGATGAATTTGCTGCGCTCCTGTGATACTCAGATCAATCGTGTCGCCCATCATGCTGCCGAGCAGGGTCTCTGGCGATGGCAGGAACATGGTAGACCACCCGAGGCGGAACGTCATGTACCGCATGTGCGGACCGTTGCGGGATGTGAGGTCGTGGGTGTGCGCATCAGTCAGGTACTTCGCAGGCGAATGTGCACGTCATGTTCGTCGGCTGGTGCCAGGCACCCGGACCCATTGAGCAGAACCGGCCGCTCCCATGTGAGGAGCGGCCGGTTCGCTGCATCAATGGTCAGGACCTAACGGCAACCACCCGAGCGGGCCGTGGCTACGGGAATCTCGGCCGTGGCGTAGAAGAACAGGCGATCGGGCAGGGCGCTGCGGGGCAGGTCCAGCCAGCTGTCTGTGGTGTTGGCGATCAGGGTCCCCATGGCATTGATCGGCCAACCGGGCTCGGGGCTGCTGTACAGATTGTAACTCAGCGCGCCGACCACGGGACACCATTCGAAGTGGAAGGAATCCGCCGCGGCGTGGTAGTCAATCGAGATTCGCAGCACATTCACTTCGCTTGCGGGCAGATAGGTCACCAGGCCCTTGGCGGGGTCGTCCACCTCATCCCAGATCCGGTCGGAGGGGGTGAAACCGTCCGAGGTGCACCAGCCGTTGTAGCGGGCGTCCACATCGCCGGCCCCATTGTTGTAGAGGTACCAGGTGCTGTTGCCGAGGAAACTGTTCGAGAGCGCCAGGCTGTTGCCGATGGTCGTGGTGGCGCT from Candidatus Delongbacteria bacterium encodes:
- the add gene encoding adenosine deaminase, with the translated sequence MPRGQQLEYPMSLTREEIHAMPKTDLHVHLDGSIRLATMIELAQERQIELPSMDEKELYRKLRLGSHFDNLVDYLSVFRHTLSVMQDEEALERTAYELAEDNAQENVRWLEVRYSPILHTDKGLGLPQVMDAVLRGLKRAERDYNIRCGVIICGIRNINPGTSIRLAELTVAYKNQGVLGFDLAGAEANFPAKDHREAFYLIRKNNINCTVHAGEAYGPDSIHQALHHLNAHRIGHATRLKEDGDLLNFMNDHRIPIEACPTSNVQTRVCETLGDHPIKFYLDVGLRVTVNTDNRLISNTTVTDELFQVATTFGMDREDVLKLITNGFKSAFLPFREKRRMIQAVLTEVGYENTLVGY
- a CDS encoding lamin tail domain-containing protein; the encoded protein is MKKTIGLFLLLLMAATRLTAQQAEYLVISEVRYYETSGINEEFVELYNPTNAAIELSGHKIQYKSSTGVNWTDKTTFTANDVIQAKGFYLYGGSATVPVPDVSSAATLGLGNSGGHVRLLNSSLVELDRVAWGAADSPEGTVLGSHERGGSFERKAFETSTAASMEAGGADETEGNGWDSDDNSSDFVIHNSLATANPQNGSSPIEPDVPLVDGSGTVSVSPSSITAPGPANLAFTFTAGDTLLTTVQIELPAGWNYQSAMISGAGFSQANFIENPNDVVVNAAALQGADTGILTLVGVTVPTTSGNFTVHARTATADGTLAVIQVQPVVQVIGDPIDISELHNNNGDGLPVLLGQVVVVRGVVTLANELGIAAYMEDATGGIVVYDATFADGVSIGDDVTVIGTLTQFNGLAELTPGTVIETHATGVEVEPTAVTCLQISNQGASGEPYEGRLVQLYGVTVAGTGTWAGNTNYVISDGTGSTELRIDSDCTLVGLPIPGDPFDLIGNVSQYDFSAPHTSGFQVLPRFASDVIQSGGPGISGGPWESGHTQSGLSISWTTTLPGASIVTWGLTEAHEIDSLVYENSTTQHSVDIADLDPATAYHVRVGAVDVSGSSMTSDFLVSTVSPSSSPGTMEVFFTKDVESEYALPGNEANGNHDMIGEIVNLIDGAETSLDCALYSLNINAVLDAIVDAHDRGVAVRFIYDSDHDQGEVAQIANAGVTVIDNSFGSNGAQGIQHNKFLIVDAADEDPSNDRVWMGGMNFIDTPSNGIYAKDNAILIADQAIARTYTLEFNEMWGSDTMTPNAANSRFGEFKTNNTPHHFVVGGRQVEVWFSQGDFVSQQMRNLIATADHSLYFNILSFTLNDVNYAMRDRFEDAGVAVRGNFDDQGDQFSEWTDMLAWGADIHTDAGPGILHSKYLIVDAEHADSDPAVWTGSFNWSSAADNINDENVVVVHDELIANQYLQEFANVYHDAGGTADFVVGIEERPGRPVGLSITDVYPNPFNPRTTLDFQLERSDMLSVEICNLLGQRVSQIDLGLTPAGTHQLPLDLSAQASGMYLVRLSGERQGSAVRKVMLVK
- a CDS encoding DEAD/DEAH box helicase; the protein is MALDIEWDGYGVRQLGLAGPEGSRLFDSKDAIQRVLAGLQDRKPLVIGHNLSRWDLPRLKQWLPEMGDWRFPVLDTLDWQVELTPWRRNLALKTLHRADTDALNALDLFVRQLGELARAGVIQQGTLSQAAEASAHLHVDHSGLLALAERLTILPILPLSLDQLLGQPASEESLEPEGIHPWLERVLEVVPAADVSDRATAPAMSRLVVLPPHLIHGFASRRRTTVLGSAGDLCLRLSTRAWRTWSTGHSLSLRSIHPMAGTEPGQRANCMECPEEGCPAHPQRQALWLVGWDELDSGAVQHFLRTNTPSSTLQVGGDAAIPGTRQDHGRIGEERLGDTGLLIGSITLGHAPEQRIRLSAEKVDQLLKSDMNIVSHQREWYLQRDPLWGFRLTSTLKDPESLASHIGAGAPESMSALLNWAASERAELHCFRETDDPDAKSPAPVPISAGSPMRADYWLGVLPWLGKLLGEVPILVLVRFTADVDALCTVLKNWRSSLTLVDETDPAVLIRRLRRSGTGIAVLPMSCLDELPGLEPVGIRLVFECIDTEWLPSNRSMPLPEPSPSERESQDLLDATSETLIDTGLNTETDPVPTHHVLPSGWRRIGAENWLRWVGRVLQDWNAVGGADAWVLDFRLIRAPRVGVEVVLHDTMAPSPTPDLRNLVMQAFNRDTPVRSTPAVPEEVWRPLLEKAFLAGRGANGGPGSFRDEQIAYLRRVMEGERDQIVALPTGGGKSLIFQCPALLKGFWNGRLSVVVAPLRALMTDQVAALMNLGIVGVVEAVTGDLDPFELQDIYQRIAGGEIWMVYVSPERFRSRAFMKSLKQRLKRDQGAQYWVFDEAHCISQWGLDFRPDYCSAAKTAADLRDTGDHRAPILLLSATLSDQSRQELDQIFGKSGT